The segment ACACTTTCAACACTGACAGTCcgattgatttgatttgaacaaaCACATTGATAACAACAGCAACAATAACAGTGATCATAATATACAACCCAGGTTCACATAGTGTGATTCTTAGGCTTTATATTTATAAACTGAATTGTATCCTTTGCGCCATCCTTTGGCATTGGCACCAGACTCATGGCCTGGTAGTTACAGGCATGGGCATCACTTGTGGAGTCTAGAATGAGCCATATGGTTTGGAGTGCAATAACTTGAAGCTGGTGCCAACAATGGAGTAATTGAGAAGGGGAAAGGGGGTCTGAGCTTGACTCGACAAAGCTGCAAAAACTCCCTCTTTCACCCTAATGAAGCTGTTGTCTGGAAGTgcactggaggggctgggggcgtCGGTGCTGGACGTGATTTGTCATACAATCTGAATCTTTAGGAGGGCCGGAGAAAGACCTCCTCTCCATATGTCTGCTTATTTTGCATCTGAAAGctagggactgagagagagagaggagagagagggagagagagtgcaggggagagtggggaggaaaGAAGGTGGTATAATCCTCTGCATCAGCGAGGGATGCagattttcttcttttcttttcaccACAAACAATTTGAAACCAGTGCATGAGATCCTGTAAATAACGATATTAAAGACCAAAATGTGTTTGTCCACCCAACAGTGATAAATGTTGTGAGTTGTGAGTATTATATAAAAGAATACAAAGTTCACCTCTGTCATCGACAATACGTTTCCTTTCAGACTGACTAGATATTCAGGAAAAATAGGACTCAAACATTTCCTTGTTTGAGTCCTGCATGAACTTTTCAACTTGAGCTGTGTCTATGCCTTTAGTAGTTTATATCCAATCCCATAAACAAGCTTTAGATCGTGCGACAAGGACACTGAGGAGACAAAGGTCTTCTTCAGAACAGGGTTCCTTGGTTGTTCTAGAAAGTAAGACCACCAACAATTTATGGAACCTTCTTTCTCCAGTTGTAGTGGCATTGTATCTTAAAACGTCATTGCACAGGCATGGAGGAAGCCAACTGTCCCAGGTGCCACTCAACACATTAAACTTGACGTTACCTGACACAAAAAGGTTAAGTCCGAGAAAATGAAAGAGTAAATGAATCTCCCTTTTACTCTTTGAATTCCCTCTTAAACTGAAAGGTTGAAAACCATGTATTTAGATAGGATTTAACCTCACCAGATATAAGGAATGGTATCTAAGTTTCCTTGTTTTTTTCCCTTATATCTGATTACATTTGATGGCTGAATCTCTGTAGCATCTCAGGGAGCTTGCATTCTGTCATGGTGTAAGAGAATTTGCAAGAACCAGTGAAATACAAAGACATGTGGTGTTCCCCACTGAATTGATTTCATATCCCCTAAGCCAACGGTCTGATGATATGCATGGGTGTGTCTCCCAAAGACATGAGGGTCATGAACTTGTGACTGCAGGGACATCTGTACacattttctcattgcactCTTTCCAATATTATGGTTGATGACAGAAGAACTCGCTTTCTCCCCAAGAATGCAGGCCGAGCCTGTGGCAGACACAACGAGGAAGTCCCTGAGGACCGTACCCAGGTTTTGGGACAACCCATTTTGTTGAGAACGCCCCACAACAAACTCAAAATATACGTGGACATCTGCTCTGGCTCATCAACATGCATGGCCTCAGTCTGAGGGTATCTGACCTGCCGTAGCAACAATGGAGAAGGAGCCTGATCTATAGCTCACCACTGCTACTGCCTTTATATTCAAACTCAAAGAGAAGCGTCAAAAAATTGGCCCTATTTGAGAGTTTAGGCGAACAGGAGGAGCTTTTTTCAGGGGACAGCCAACTCCCACTTTCACCTCCTTCTAGTCTCCAACAAGTGATTGTTTCTCTCCTGGTAACACTACCAGACCATTGTTCTTTCTGTTCAGTAGACATGGATGTTGCACATAGGATCTTTCCTTGGGATGCAAAGCAAAATATAGAACTTAATGGATTTCCATTGAATTTGAATGGAAGCTCCCGTACTTACTATAATATGTACAGTATTTAGAGATATGGAACAGTATTTCATATAAATGTGGTGACAGTATTGGTAAAAGTGATGACAGCATTCCCCAGAAAAGCACCAGCCCCCAATAGTGTGAACATAAGATCCCTTAAGATCCCTTGAACCTAAGTTAAGATCACTACTACCATCTACTGGTCATTAAAGCCAACTGCAACGTCTACATACACAATGCTTACACTAGCAGCACCGGATTTAATGTGTTCCAAATTTAAACGTAATTCTTTGAAAATTAACAAATATAATTGATTTAAATTTGAATGTCCTTTATTGGCTGTACTGAACATGTTTAACTTTTTTCTGGTCAGGAAGTGTTAAGTAACAATTGTTTCAATAAACTTGCTGATAATTCAGCAGCCATGGAAAATGTATGGCCCTCATCATAGATTCAATGAAGCCAGTGGGATCAATACTACCATCTACTGGTCATTGAAAACCACATATTGTGtgaatacaaaacacacaatagCAGTCACTTGTGAGTTCTCCCCCAATTTATTTTCTAAATCTAGTCATCTAAATATGTAATCAGCTAAATACATAATCAGCAAAATATGTAATCATTCATTTAGCCTTTTTGTTTCCTATAGTTGCAGTGTCATTGCAGTATGAGCAGGAAAACCAAAAGAGGGCACTGTTGTGACACTACTTTTCAGTCACCATTTACAATGCCACAGTATGAATCTCAAGAGTGTAATGATTATATTGCAACATTATCACAGACTGTCACAAGACAAAGCCCTTTTTGCAGCTCATTATATAAATATCCAGTGTGACAGCTATGTTCACTAGCTCAACAAGTTGTAGTGTGAAATGATATGCAGTTATATAatgaatgtaaaaacaaatatatgttccataaacatttattttcaaatagtttaagaaaaaatatatactttttttttacaacactTTTGGtactttttcatttttttacaGTACTTATTGTTATGTGCATGTACAACAACAAAATCAGTTTTACGTGGCACTGAGATAAGGAAGAAAACAAAGAAGAGCGCAGGAAATAAATTCAAAAAAAAGCTGTTACTCTCCAAGCATGTCGGGGTCTGAACACCAAGGTAAAACAAGCACAAACATAAGAGGCACACTTTAGTAACAATACAATACAGCAACCACCAGACGTATGCTAAAATCAAACAATGATATGCAAAAATGAACGATGTATAGTATGTCTTAAAAAATTATTGACTTAAATGATATCAAACTGTAAAACAAGATTAAGTTCAGACAATGAAAGATACCTCTTGTAACTTAACTTTGATTAGACAGAAAAGCCATGTCCTGGTATAAAATCGTAACTAATTGAAATCACAATATTCCGGTGAGAAGTAAAAGTAAACAAAAAATCCTCTTGCCCTGATATTACATTCAAAAACAGTTACCACATATGCATATACTTTACATATATTTACGTAACATTGTTTTAACTTTACACATGCGAGGCTAGTTGATAACTTTGGCAACACAATAAGTGCAACATAGTGACAGAACTCAAACAACATATCTTCTTCCACTggcttcacagtgcagactAGTGCTTCCATCatcaatcaggagagactgtCTCAGTGCTTTATCCCAGGTACAAACTCTGCAGCATTGGGGTTCAAACTGCTGTTGATCTGAAGAGAAAACATAACGAGTGTGTATTCACAGGGTCCAAAGACAATTTAGCATGTAACTGCCACACAATGAAGCTGGACATTTAAGAACATTTTCTAAAAGTTATCTGAACTTCCTTTCAGGGTTTGTCAGCATTTGAATTGAAAATTTGGTAGTTGTTTTGTCCAGTGAAAACAGACACTTGAAAGCGCTTACCACAAGGTCATCCAGCAGACACTCGTCCCCAAGGCCCAGTAAGTTGAGCTGGTCTTGCAGTTGGCTGATGGCCTGGGGGAGGTCTCGGGCTGGTATGAACCATtcatgttcctcctcctctaacaTCTCCTGGAAACACCGCTCAATGAACTCCTCCTCCCAAAGCTCCTCTTCAACCTAGGAAGCCCAAAAAAGGTTCAAAGGTGCACTGCGGAAAGAACAATACAAATGTTGCTTGCAGGCAACTTCAACGTAACTGGCCAAGGTTGTTTTCTACTTGTGTTGTAAGCCTCTATATATAGTGTATGTATATAACTTTTAAACAGTTGATGCATTAAACTACTGAATTATGACTTTAATAGTAAAATGAGAGGAAATAGATATTACATTTATGTCAATCTATAATTAGCTGTATTTGAAAAGTCATAATTGTCTACCTGTCTATTAAATTCCTCTTCGTTTTCCATCCACATATATTCAGCGAAGGGATTGTCCTCATTGTTGAACTGGTTAGTTAGGATGACTTCgttgttgttgatgatgttTGAAGTGTTGTTGATACGACTTGGGTCTTTCATTTTTACTGTCTGTGAAAAAGGCATGGAACAATGGAACATTAATAATGTTGCAGGCCGACTATAGTCGAGACAAAACCACACATAGCAGGTAACTATATTCGAGTAGTTCAGAACAATAGCCAAGCTGGCTGACACTTGATAGCTAACTAGCTTAGCTGTTCTACAAGCCAGTTAAAGGCAGGCATTTTAAGTCGACAGACAGCTCGCGAAGGGACTTTTACAGTATGGTTTTGACAACTTTACGTACATTGTCGCATTATTATTAGCATATTATTAACATCAAGCTAGAAGTCATACCGGTTTGCTCAATCAAATGAACTGGCAAAGTCTTCTCTTGTCCAACTCTTTGTCAAACTCTCCGTGCGAGATATACCTCTGCCTCTACGTTAGAATAATGGctgcctgtgtctgtttgtttacaTGGTGAACGTCAACATGTTCTCTGCTGTGATTGGGCGAAAATTGAACGTTAGGCACACCCCCACCAGTTACAGGCCCATCAGCGCCACCTGGTGTTGTTGGTGGTGGGATTTTGCTCCGCGTGCTCACTCAAGACCAGGTAAGAATAACAACTATATATGGAGAAATCGGTTATCCTCACTTCTTTAGCCACCACATCGAACCATCTATTGAACTTAACAAACAGGTGGTCTTGTTGTAGATCAATTTGTTCTTTGCAAAACTATTAGTAGGGCAGTGGGATCGATTGTTAGCTAGAGCTAGAGCTTTAGCAAAGATAACGTTGATTCGATTCAGGAATGGTTTGGCGTATCACGTGACATGAACACTTCTTACACACCGAGCACGTATTCTTATAATTTAAGGTATGTAAATTGCTTAcgtttgagagttttatctATTAGTGAACAGATTGTGAATTACGAAAAGTATGTTGCCTTCATTAGTGTTTTTTGTCACTGTGGAACAACCATACATgcattagttagctagctactgaGCTAGTCAGGGCACCGTCGTCTCTGCTATGGTGCTTGGCTTTATTGTCAAGTATTTTAAGCAAAGCCATATTAGATATCTGCAACGTGCAGTTTCCACGAATACTTTAGCGTCACCTGGGAATCAGAAGTCAGACGTGACGCACATAATacagctagctagcgttagtcAAGTAGGCCCTATCTTCCCAAATTTTAGCTGGTTGTGTACAGTAGCATGCTATCTGTCTCATTCGGATAATTAGCCTAACGTCAATCTTGGGGTCATATTGGCCAACCATCTTGATATCTACCAGATATTCATACATGATTAAATGGTAGGCCTATCTGGCAATTCCAACATTTTTGGTTGTTGATTTGGTTTTCCTTTCACCTCATTTTCTAGACATCAAACTTCAGGATTTCATATGTAGCTAGCTGACACCAACTGAATCCGAAAGTGTTCAATCTTGGGGAATCCTAGGTTTAAGCCGTCTTCTTTCTGGACATGGCACACTGTTCCTAATGTATGTTCCTCAACTCTTGATTGAGGTCATTTCAAGTTTGAATCTTTTATGCTTTTCTTGCCTTCTGTGCCTATCAATTAGCTCTCTTAAAAGCTTATAAATGGTTCTTCCTGTTTTAAATGTGTCAATTTCTCACATTTTATGAATCTGTGGACTCCTACTTCACCTCCATGTCTGCTTTGTGGCGGAAGcattcaagaatgtcccacaccATTGTGTTTTTGCAGAGCTAAACTTTCCATCCGAGAAGAGGACTTTCCCTTTCTCCACGTTGACTTGGGCCTAGCCTACTTCGTTTGTTGAAATTCATTGAAGAAAGCAAGTCCCCCTttcaaatattgtttttttttggtccaaCTATTGCTTAATTCCATCCTTGTGCCGTTTTAAAGTTTTTGTCTGTGCACAATCCCCTTCCTCTACCACAATGTCTCAGAAGATTCCTTCAGATAGTGGTCAGAAAGGGTTTGCTGTGGGTAGGGGCCTCCTAGCAGCTGCTGAGACCTTGAACTACAGCATGGGTGAGCAACGCTCTGATGGCCTCCAGGGCTCCTCCAGACAGCTCAACAGCATGGTCTCTGGCATGGGTGGTGTTGGAGATGGTCAGGACCGTAACTCGCAGCTTTCCCAACGGGGCGGAGCGAGTAGCCATATTGGAAACACCATGAAGTTGTTTGCCAGCTTAGGCCTGTCGCCTACCGACCTGGATGCGTTGGCGCAGATCCCAGAAGAGAACATCAGTGTGGAGACCTTGCCGCACCTTATCATGCAGCTGAAGAACCGCAAGGGAGATTCCAACAGGCACATGGTGGGAAACCCCCGGGACCTGCCCTCCATTTCCTCAGAAGACTCCTACAGGACCACCAGGGACAACTGGGATGACATGCGCAGTGGACGGCTTGGCACATCCATGGGGCAGTCTTCAGCCCGCGGCCAGCAGGGAGACTTAAGTTACGGTCCCATGCAAAATGTCACCGGAGCCCGGGGTTATGAGTTAGATTACAACAgtagcaacaacaacagtgtcggCGGCGGTGGGGGCAGGGAGCGGCAGTATTCTGAGCTTTCCCATGACCACTACGGTGGACTGGGCATGGGCCCTCCAGCGTCCAACAGTGTCTTTATGCAGAGAAGGATGGGCTCGCCGTCACAGGGCAAAGTCCAGGACTACTTAGGAGTCATGCCTCACATGTTCCCCCATGTGTGCTCTCTTTGTGACTTTGATGTCCATTCCATCATGGTGAGTACCTTCCATTCCTTCTGACTGGCCTGTAAAAACTCCAGCCACATTCTTGATGCATCCACACACTTGAACCCAGGTGGTTTGATTATCCCCAGTCCACCTTCAAAACCCCAACACATGCACCATTTAGGATATTTTAAGGGCTCAATTCACTGACCAGCAGTTTTACGTGACAAAATAACAGATCAATGGTTAACTTGCAATAGACAGAGGAAGAAAAGTTGTATTTGCTTTGGAAATGTTTAGTGAGACAGAGCCATGGTTTGTTGTGATTTATTGTGATTTATTATGATTTAGGCCCACAGTaggtctggagggtcagtgTGTTTCTGCAGTAGGCTGAATTCACTCAGTCTTTCATGTAATGTGGGTGTGTCTTTAGGAGTGGAATCAACACTCAAATGGGCTACGACATGCAGAGAATCAGAGGCTGCTCCTCCAAATGTAAGTTGTTACACTCGTCACACACTAGTAGTTCTAGTATTTTGTAGAAAGCACTTTGTGAGATGTAATGTGATATGGTTTTTTGTCTTGTGTCACCTAGATACCCTGATTGGAACCCTCCCATGGCCCAGAGCAGAAGGTTTGAGTTTCCACTTCTCTTTACTGTCTTGCTCCTTCACTTGTGtttgcacacgtgcacacgcgcaccccccccccccccccccccccagtgatgGGGTGAAAAAAGCATATTGGTTGCTAACCATTTCTCTTCTTCAGCTCTGAGTCACATGTGCTGGATACAAGCAACCTTTCACGGGGGTTGCTGGGAGCCGCCCCCATGACCACTGGACAGCAGAACAGGGGCATGCCCTCCAGCTGGGGTAAGGTGCCTGTGTGGAGGAACGCTCCCTCAATAGACCCGTATGTTTTGAAACCATGTGTGATGGTAACAGTTGAGTTGGTGAATCGTTTTGGGTTATTAACTTGTCATCAGTTGAGTGCGAACATGGCAAAGTAACAATGTTCATATCTAAAAAgacatttaaagtgtactcCCTTGGATTATCATGACAGTATGGTTCATTTTAGGTGGTGTCACTGGACATGGTCATGGCAAAGCTCAGGCGTATTCGGCACAGCCTAAGGTAATGTATTTTACTCCTTGTATAGCTAAATGTGTGGGTGGTTATGGGTAGACAGCTGGAACAGAGGGTTATTGGTTGGTCGAACAGAACAGCATTTGCTTGAACGATCTTTCAAGTAGCATGCCTGTCCTGACCCCCTAGATAAGAAGCAGAGTTGTGGTGGCCAAGTACGATAGGAAGCTCCCCCCTCAGAAGAAGCTGTTCGCTTTGACTGAACCCTTCGGGACCCTTTGTGAGCACCTTGTGCTTAAAACCAAGGTAAGAGATTAAGCTAACTATACCTATTTGATGTTCTTTCAAGTCCATGTACCCTATACAGTGTCAGTTGTGTCTTTGATACAGGCTTTTCTGGAGATGCAGACACACAAGGAAGCTTTGGCCATGGTCAACTACTACAAGCGAAAACCAGCAAACATTTTTGGCCAGGAAATCACCTTCTATCTATCTAAGGAACTTATGGTGATTGAGGTAGGAACTgttattcttaaaaaaaaattgtcactCAAGGACTATTTTGTACTCAAACCATTATCAATTTCAATAGTTTGAGTGGTTATTCACAGTATTCAGTAGTGATTGCGAGTTTCACACCTTGTCTTCCATGTGTGAAcaacagaaagatgaaaggaCCAACAGGCCCAGTCAAGTGGTCTTCTTCTCCAACCTCCCATGGGAGGCAGAGAAGAAGATGGAGCTTCTCACCATCGCCAAACGCTTCGGCACCGTGGAGAAACACCTGTTCCTAAAGGAAGAGGTAAACACTGAGTCAGATTCCAAGTTCAACATGCTGCTTGCATCTACGACAAAGAGAGAAGGCGACTTTTAGCATGCTTTTACTGTCGAGACCACTGCTTATCCATCCAACTGTTTTAAAATGTATCTTTCGATTCTTGAAACATGTTAGCATTGTCTACAGGTAGTTATAGGGTTGCTAGCATTGCCTCTGACTGTGCATTACCTTGGAAATGTAAGGTCGTAATTGTACATATTCTTGTAAGAATATTGGAACAATGCCGTGCCCATGTCCTCCCAGGCGTTTGTCCAGCTTGGGACTCCCGAGGATGCTCAGATGTTGGTGAAGTACTACACTCTCAACCCCCTCACCATCAAAGGCAGGGTCATTCGCCTCAACATGTGCACCAAGTACAGGACTCTAAAGTAAGCACTGCTCATGAACGCATTATAGAACTAGAAATCCAGCATGCTCCACGAATCATCACAAATCAAGTACGGATATTAAGAGTTGAATAGGTCTTAACAGTATTTGTAGAGATGATGAGTACTGATGTTTCCTTTTTAATTTCCTTTTTTAGTGTGAAAAGTTCCAAAAGtgggcagggctggtctggggaggaaaggggcaggaagtccagcaccagcagcactgGGACCAAAACCTATTCTAAGGGCTCCTCTGTATCTGCTgctgaggacaaggaggaggagccgAATATGGCAGGGGGAGACGGATCAGGAGACGAGGTAGTtggagtggtggagggggacgaGGCAGAGGGCGAGGATGCCGGAACACAACAGGTCGACAAGGATGACGGCGCTGAACTTCCAGGGGATGGGGCAGAAGCCGATGCGGAACCATCGGAAGCGGTGGACTGCGCTTCGGAACCCCGGGATGAGGAACCGGAACTAAAAGATGAGAATGTTCCGAGCAATGGCCGTGACCAAGAGGAGCCTGATGGGGAGCAGGGGGACGGGTCCGAGGAACGGTCTGACAGCCAGGTGGAGAGGACCACCCCCGGGGAGGCGGAAGGCTCCTCACATGAAAAGGAGGCTAAAGGTGATGCCGAGGCAACAGAACCTGTCGAGAGCTCGGACCTGGCTGATGACGGCCAGTCTGAAGGCCCGGTAAGATAACAGCAGAAACAATCCTCTTGATTTATCTTGACATGCAAAACCCATTGCGTGGCATATTTGCATAATTTTACAGAGAATATATTGTCGTAATCTCAGAAAAAATATATGGAGAAATGTAAACATTGTTCATTGTTACCAGGAGGGAAGTATGGAGCAGGACTTCCCAGAGAATATGGATGACTTTGTAACTTTGGATGAGCTGGCTGATGAAGATGACATGGACTCCCAGTCCAAAGGTGACTCTTCGGCAGGTATGCAACACAGCTTGCTATCCTTCAAATGTGCAAGCTATCAAAGTACATCACACTCTCATTTGACTGTCAACATAATCTCCCTTTCTTTCACTTTCCAGGAAGCACAAGAAAAAATAAGGTAATGTGTTTCAGTTGATTTAAGAATTTAACCATTGTCACATGGTGCTCTATTAACTCTgcgtttgtttttatttgataGGAAATGAGAGTTGTCAATGTTGTTGGATTTAAACGAGGCCATACTCTGGTCAGTGAGCTCCTGGCTCTTGCCAAACCCTTTGGTAAAGTTGACCAGCATCTGGTGCTTGACTTAAGGCCTGAGGTAAATTTCTACGCAGTTTACGCATAAGTATAATGGAAGATGGGATATATTTTTCCTTACCTCAACatgttttacttttttttcctttcactTAAGGCTTTTATTCAGCTGTCTTCTGAAGAAGAGGCCAGAGCAATGGTTCAATTCTACAACGGAAATGTCACACCCACCGTTTGTGGGAAAGCTGTAAGGATATACCATTCACAAACATACCCTACTATCCAGGTAAGCAAGGTATGTATGTAGATTGGAAAGTTTGAGTATGAAGAGTTTGTCAAATATGAGATTTGTGTCCTAAGTGTTTGACATTCCTTTCAGTGTGGGAATAGCAGAGTGGTGTATGTCGGCGGGATTCCAAACTCAAAGTATTTGGATGTCTCTATTCTGAAGATTGCGGAACCTTTTGGGAAAATAAGACGTTTCTTCCTGAACAGAATTAGATCTGAGGTAATGGGTAAAAGTTTAATAGGAGCTTTTGTTCTGATCTCTGACAGAACAAAAGGGCCTGTTGGCAAGAAGTAAAAGGATATATGAATTGTGTTCTAAATTAGTGTCTGTATTGTTCAGTGTTTTATTGAGATGGAGCGTGGAGAAGATGCTGAGAAAATGGCTGAAACCTATCGGGAAAATCCACCAAGATTCCAGAACAAGCGGTTGACCGTGTACATTAGTAGGAAATATAAGCAACTCAAGTATGGGTGAGTCAAAATCCAAATTTCACTTGATTGTTCATTTTTGGTCATTCATTGTGTAGTTAGACCATTTGTGAGTGTCCAGGCACTGGGGTACAATCCTTTACTTATTCACACTGACTCCCACTCCAGACACAGACCCCCTGGCGCTGCATCAGAGGAGAAACGACCAATCAAAAGGGATCGTGAGGAGGGCGACGTGTCCACCAGCAGCAGTCCAGCCAAACCCACTGCCAAgcaacagcaggaggaggaggagccagcggTCAAGAAGTTCAAAGAGGAGAAGAGCCCTGTTGTGAAGCAGGAGCCAGAGAAAGATGGGGAGGAGACTAGTGCTGTTTCCAGTAAAGAACAGAATGCGGCAGCAGCAGTGAAGGAGGTCAAGAACACTGACCAACCTTCAGAAAGCTCAGAAGTACAGAAGACACCAACAGACTCGGTAGGAACCACCTCCATAGCTGTCTAGGCAGTCATTTGAGGATTAAGAAAATCACTTTTCCCTCGTCACCAAATGCAGTTGATCTAAAAAAGGTCTGAGCAAGATAAGGTTGTCCACCGAAGAGGAAGTCGTCTTCTTTTCTGTTGATTATCACCTTATCGGCTACAAGTTGTAAAGATCTTCCCCCATTTTTGCAAAACAGAGCATCAAACGTGAAGAGGAGCCTGCGATCCCCATCAGTGAGAAGAATGAAGAGAATGGGCAGACACCCAGCTCCCAGACACCTGCGGCTGAGACCAAACCAGCCAACGCCTCCCTCCCCTTAGAACCGTACGATCCTACAAATCCCATTGGTAAGTTAGTTCTGTCAGTCATCATTAATGTGTAGTCCAGACTTTGAGTACTTCAGATA is part of the Osmerus eperlanus chromosome 13, fOsmEpe2.1, whole genome shotgun sequence genome and harbors:
- the LOC134032795 gene encoding polyadenylate-binding protein-interacting protein 2-like, which gives rise to MKDPSRINNTSNIINNNEVILTNQFNNEDNPFAEYMWMENEEEFNRQVEEELWEEEFIERCFQEMLEEEEHEWFIPARDLPQAISQLQDQLNLLGLGDECLLDDLVINSSLNPNAAEFVPGIKH
- the matr3l1.2 gene encoding matrin 3-like 1.2 isoform X2 — protein: MSQKIPSDSGQKGFAVGRGLLAAAETLNYSMGEQRSDGLQGSSRQLNSMVSGMGGVGDGQDRNSQLSQRGGASSHIGNTMKLFASLGLSPTDLDALAQIPEENISVETLPHLIMQLKNRKGDSNRHMVGNPRDLPSISSEDSYRTTRDNWDDMRSGRLGTSMGQSSARGQQGDLSYGPMQNVTGARGYELDYNSSNNNSVGGGGGRERQYSELSHDHYGGLGMGPPASNSVFMQRRMGSPSQGKVQDYLGVMPHMFPHVCSLCDFDVHSIMEWNQHSNGLRHAENQRLLLQIYPDWNPPMAQSRSSESHVLDTSNLSRGLLGAAPMTTGQQNRGMPSSWGGVTGHGHGKAQAYSAQPKIRSRVVVAKYDRKLPPQKKLFALTEPFGTLCEHLVLKTKAFLEMQTHKEALAMVNYYKRKPANIFGQEITFYLSKELMVIEKDERTNRPSQVVFFSNLPWEAEKKMELLTIAKRFGTVEKHLFLKEEAFVQLGTPEDAQMLVKYYTLNPLTIKGRVIRLNMCTKYRTLNVKSSKSGQGWSGEERGRKSSTSSTGTKTYSKGSSVSAAEDKEEEPNMAGGDGSGDEVVGVVEGDEAEGEDAGTQQVDKDDGAELPGDGAEADAEPSEAVDCASEPRDEEPELKDENVPSNGRDQEEPDGEQGDGSEERSDSQVERTTPGEAEGSSHEKEAKGDAEATEPVESSDLADDGQSEGPEGSMEQDFPENMDDFVTLDELADEDDMDSQSKGDSSAGSTRKNKEMRVVNVVGFKRGHTLVSELLALAKPFGKVDQHLVLDLRPEAFIQLSSEEEARAMVQFYNGNVTPTVCGKAVRIYHSQTYPTIQCGNSRVVYVGGIPNSKYLDVSILKIAEPFGKIRRFFLNRIRSECFIEMERGEDAEKMAETYRENPPRFQNKRLTVYISRKYKQLKYGHRPPGAASEEKRPIKRDREEGDVSTSSSPAKPTAKQQQEEEEPAVKKFKEEKSPVVKQEPEKDGEETSAVSSKEQNAAAAVKEVKNTDQPSESSEVQKTPTDSSIKREEEPAIPISEKNEENGQTPSSQTPAAETKPANASLPLEPYDPTNPIGVEFVKMGYYCRVCFLFYSNEDTAKKVHCSSQAHYEKLKKHLEKEKTKASSTTGKKVAQ
- the matr3l1.2 gene encoding matrin 3-like 1.2 isoform X1; this translates as MSQKIPSDSGQKGFAVGRGLLAAAETLNYSMGEQRSDGLQGSSRQLNSMVSGMGGVGDGQDRNSQLSQRGGASSHIGNTMKLFASLGLSPTDLDALAQIPEENISVETLPHLIMQLKNRKGDSNRHMVGNPRDLPSISSEDSYRTTRDNWDDMRSGRLGTSMGQSSARGQQGDLSYGPMQNVTGARGYELDYNSSNNNSVGGGGGRERQYSELSHDHYGGLGMGPPASNSVFMQRRMGSPSQGKVQDYLGVMPHMFPHVCSLCDFDVHSIMEWNQHSNGLRHAENQRLLLQIYPDWNPPMAQSRSSESHVLDTSNLSRGLLGAAPMTTGQQNRGMPSSWGGVTGHGHGKAQAYSAQPKIRSRVVVAKYDRKLPPQKKLFALTEPFGTLCEHLVLKTKAFLEMQTHKEALAMVNYYKRKPANIFGQEITFYLSKELMVIEKDERTNRPSQVVFFSNLPWEAEKKMELLTIAKRFGTVEKHLFLKEEAFVQLGTPEDAQMLVKYYTLNPLTIKGRVIRLNMCTKYRTLNVKSSKSGQGWSGEERGRKSSTSSTGTKTYSKGSSVSAAEDKEEEPNMAGGDGSGDEVVGVVEGDEAEGEDAGTQQVDKDDGAELPGDGAEADAEPSEAVDCASEPRDEEPELKDENVPSNGRDQEEPDGEQGDGSEERSDSQVERTTPGEAEGSSHEKEAKGDAEATEPVESSDLADDGQSEGPEGSMEQDFPENMDDFVTLDELADEDDMDSQSKGDSSAGSTRKNKEMRVVNVVGFKRGHTLVSELLALAKPFGKVDQHLVLDLRPEAFIQLSSEEEARAMVQFYNGNVTPTVCGKAVRIYHSQTYPTIQVSKCGNSRVVYVGGIPNSKYLDVSILKIAEPFGKIRRFFLNRIRSECFIEMERGEDAEKMAETYRENPPRFQNKRLTVYISRKYKQLKYGHRPPGAASEEKRPIKRDREEGDVSTSSSPAKPTAKQQQEEEEPAVKKFKEEKSPVVKQEPEKDGEETSAVSSKEQNAAAAVKEVKNTDQPSESSEVQKTPTDSSIKREEEPAIPISEKNEENGQTPSSQTPAAETKPANASLPLEPYDPTNPIGVEFVKMGYYCRVCFLFYSNEDTAKKVHCSSQAHYEKLKKHLEKEKTKASSTTGKKVAQ